A portion of the Cydia strobilella chromosome 5, ilCydStro3.1, whole genome shotgun sequence genome contains these proteins:
- the LOC134741772 gene encoding uncharacterized protein LOC134741772 translates to MAVTRSNHGREENSSDETQATDQTGDTSGTGETSGTGETSRTGDTSRTGETSGTGETSGTGETSGTGTTTRTRAATEASIAGTSTNGGPADTSGIRATPAVSTVATLVGRDSVELMPPPPVPAKPARSHRSKASSKRLLAELEAKEKLAELELKRVQAETELARIRQQRLDLASSREESEEEEDLAPQRIADWFNRRPEQPTAIEEEPAHEEAHVPAPRATRKHARPEAPRAAHAMDVSSLTAALTEAIQAGKSYRKYIPDLPTFSGLCNEWLQFKAAYNESAPSFAASENVARIRKSLKGVALEAVSALLISRPHPEDIIKALERRYGRPDALLVNELEKMKGLPRLTDSPRDLCIFASKIANTVTTIEILKKPQYLYNPELLRSMVDKLTPILRSKWYDYAATREDTPELKKIADFLNNEADKCTPYAPPENTTENKEVRTARKKPERTYAATADTKKPREEKQACPLCEHATHQLPSCPQFIKIDTNERWEVAKKHNICYRCLASKHRRFACRAKPCGHLGCPMRHHRLLHHEKTPQSVAAAQVEPPQQHKPEEIVASAVNTVACAQPRTSRAYLKIVPVTLRGPRATLDTFALLDEGSTVTIIDSALADALGLDGPTEPMWVQGVGGKEMEHNQSRRVEVFIKNKHDSQEQRITNAHTVGSLGFTTQSIGMEEIDGCAHLRGIKHKLTYRGATPQILIGQDNWDLIVSREIRKGRRGQLVASRTLLGWVLHGCRTTKAKPIAYCCAHLTRTGPTENIEETMKNYFALESLSIEPRRPRSDPEQQALRILEEKSRRLPNGRFETGLLWRNETEKIPNNRTDALKRLHTLERKLDRDASLKQQYNERVNNLLTSNYAERATTPPSDRTWYLPHFAVCNPEKPKIRLVHDAAATSHGRSLNDMLHTGPDFLQSLPGVIMKFRQHSIAVSADLKEMFMQIKIREEDRDALRFLWRGDRREGEPEEYRMTSVIFGASSSPCTALYIKNRNAQEHATQYPQAARAIERNHYMDDYLQSFDTIEEARQVTRDVDYVHKKAGFQLRGWATNEKEAISNVVGSEEREGNTVPIGGSEIEKTLGLLWNTNEDSIRFRLNTRRAQPEVINDLRPPTKREALSVIMSIFDPLGLISPITTPAKRIMQDTWQHSTGWDEAIPEQLHERWSEWLRQLRDLGTLKIPRCYDTTPAATHELHTFVDASEEAYAAAVYWRMTRADGSVKIALAAAKSRVTPRKPVSIPRLELQAAVLGVRLAKTVVEEHNFEITSKTYWSDSRTALAWIRVEPRTFKTFVAHRLAEIEDCTKKNEWRWVPTAHNVADDATRATPADFDSQHRWFTGPPFLYEQKETWPHENKVEVPATGEEKETCAAIAVPTQDKHAAIPEIERFSKWMRLLRATARVLQFIDLVRPQPRAPAPPATQLIAAAKRRRTRANAEQDGAWNKRTQHTRVPAKSAATQPQEEKKYLTLEAKYLNAAEKLLIRASQEDSYEKERRRIASGRTPDKDDRLAKLSVYMDEDCIIRLRGRIAAAGNIQEETVQPVVLYGKHHYTKLYVSHVHEQLHHGGTEIVVNELRQRVHIVKIRPTVKQVIAQCPRCRLRRAKPAAPATGDLPAARLAHHVRPFTYTGLDYYGPQEVTVGRHREKRYVALFTCMTSRAVHLEMVASLSTDSAINALRRFIARRGCPTELWSDNGTAFRGANRELTEAMRDAAHARRINWRFLPPAAPFMAGVWERMVRTVKEAMKATLHEKYPSDETLQTLLAEAEATVNSRPITYVAVNPEDPPALTPNMILLGPDCYTPAPGTFEESDMNARQHWRRAQQLADTFWQRWVREYAPLLQHRREPHGAGVTPAVGDVVIICDSNLPRNIWPRGIVKQTYPGKDGVVRVVDVTTSRGHVLRRPTKKIVVLPVGSQGDGGRNVHDAHSIL, encoded by the coding sequence ATGGCAGTAACAAGAAGCAACCACGGCAGAGAAGAAAATTCGTCAGATGAAACGCAGGCCACGGACCAGACCGGCGATACATCTGGTACAGGAGAGACGTCAGGCACAGGCGAGACGTCACGAACAGGCGATACGTCACGCACAGGCGAGACGTCAGGCACAGGCGAGACGTCGGGCACGGGCGAGACGTCAGGCACGGGCACCACCACAAGAACGCGCGCTGCAACAGAAGCCAGCATCGCCGGCACCAGCACGAATGGGGGCCCAGCCGACACGTCGGGAATCAGAGCAACGCCTGCAGTTAGCACCGTCGCCACACTCGTCGGGCGAGATTCCGTCGAGTTAATGCCACCGCCGccagttcccgctaagcccgcTCGGTCACACCGATCCAAGGCCTCCAGCAAGAGACTCCTCGCGGAGTTAGAGGCCAAGGAGAAGTTAGCCGAGCTGGAGCTGAAGCGCGTACAAGCCGAAACAGAACTAGCAAGAATCAGACAACAAAGACTCGACCTCGCCTCGTCAAGAGAAGAGTCTGAAGAGGAAGAGGACCTTGCTCCACAACGCATTGCCGATTGGTTCAACCGCCGCCCAGAACAACCAACAGCGATTGAAGAAGAGCCCGCCCATGAAGAAGCACACGTGCCGGCCCCGCGCGCCACTAGAAAACACGCGCGGCCGGAGGCCCCTCGAGCCGCCCACGCCATGGACGTGTCATCGCTGACCGCCGCCCTAACAGAAGCCATCCAAGCCGGCAAGTCCTACAGAAAATACATACCAGACCTGCCGACATTCAGTGGCCTATGCAACGAGTGGCTACAATTTAAAGCCGCGTACAACGAGTCCGCCCCCAGTTTCGCCGCAAGTGAAAACGTCGCCCGTATAAGAAAAAGCCTCAAGGGAGTAGCCTTGGAAGCCGTAAGCGCCCTCCTCATCAGCCGGCCGCACCCCGAGGACATCATTAAAGCACTAGAAAGAAGATACGGAAGGCCAGACGCATTACTCGTCAACGAACTGGAGAAGATGAAGGGACTGCCGCGACTCACCGACAGCCCGCGCGACCTGTGCATATTCGCCAGCAAGATCGCAAACACTGTCACGACTATCGAGATATTGAAGAAGCCTCAGTACCTCTACAATCCAGAGCTACTGCGGTCGATGGTCGATAAACTCACGCCTATACTCCGAAGCAAGTGGTACGACTACGCGGCCACGAGAGAAGATACGCCCGAGCTTAAGAAGATTGCCGACTTTCTAAACAACGAAGCCGACAAGTGCACGCCTTACGCTCCGCCTGAAAATACGACGGAGAACAAAGAAGTGAGGACCGCAAGAAAGAAGCCCGAGCGAACGTACGCCGCTACCGCCGACACTAAGAAGCCAAGAGAAGAGAAGCAAGCGTGCCCACTATGCGAACACGCTACTCACCAACTGCCGTCGTGCCCGCAATTCATCAAAATTGACACGAACGAGCGCTGGGAAGTAGCGAAGAAACACAACATTTGCTACCGATGCCTCGCTAGCAAGCATCGCCGCTTCGCGTGTCGTGCGAAGCCCTGCGGCCACCTGGGCTGCCCCATGAGACATCATCGCCTACTACATCACGAGAAGACGCCGCAATCAGTCGCCGCTGCGCAAGTCGAGCCACCACAACAACATAAACCGGAAGAAATAGTGGCCTCGGCAGTGAACACAGTCGCCTGCGCACAACCACGAACGAGCCGCGCCTACCTGAAGATAGTGCCAGTAACACTGCGCGGCCCGCGAGCGACACTAGACACGTTCGCCCTATTAGATGAAGGCAGCACGGTGACAATCATCGACTCAGCACTGGCGGACGCACTCGGGCTAGACGGTCCCACTGAACCAATGTGGGTGCAAGGCGTAGGCGGGAAAGAGATGGAGCACAATCAGAGCAGGAGGGTCGAGGTCTTCATCAAGAATAAGCACGACAGCCAAGAACAACGCATAACGAACGCGCACACCGTCGGCAGCCTCGGCTTCACCACACAGTCGATCGGCATGGAAGAAATAGACGGCTGCGCGCACCTCCGGGGTATCAAGCACAAGTTAACCTACCGCGGTGCAACCCCACAAATACTCATCGGCCAGGACAACTGGGACCTGATCGTGTCACGAGAAATAAGAAAAGGCCGGCGCGGACAACTCGTCGCGTCGAGAACCCTACTAGGATGGGTACTTCACGGCTGTCGCACCACAAAGGCGAAGCCGATCGCCTACTGCTGCGCACATCTCACTCGTACCGGGCCGACCGAGAACATAGAAGAAACCATGAAGAATTATTTCGCCCTCGAGTCTCTATCAATCGAGCCGAGGCGACCCCGTAGTGATCCCGAACAACAAGCTCTACGCATACTGGAAGAAAAGAGCCGCCGCCTACCCAATGGCCGGTTCGAGACGGGGCTACTGTGGCGCAACGAAACAGAGAAGATACCTAACAATCGCACCGACGCACTCAAGCGGCTGCACACGCTCGAGAGGAAGCTGGATCGTGACGCAAGCCTAAAGCAACAATATAACGAACGCGTCAACAACCTACTTACCTCAAACTACGCCGAGCGCGCGACAACGCCCCCGAGTGACAGAACGTGGTACTTACCTCACTTCGCAGTCTGCAATCCAGAGAAGCCGAAGATTAGACTGGTCCACGATGCTGCGGCCACATCACACGGTCGCAGCCTCAACGACATGCTACATACGGGCCCAGATTTCCTACAATCGCTACCCGGCGTCATCATGAAGTTTCGACAACATAGCATCGCAGTCTCAGCCGACCTGAAAGAAATGTTCATGCAGATAAAAATAAGAGAAGAAGACCGGGACGCCCTCCGCTTCCTATGGAGGGGCGATCGCCGCGAGGGAGAGCCAGAAGAGTACCGCATGACTTCCGTCATATTCGGCGCGTCATCATCACCGTGCACCgccctatacataaaaaataggaatGCACAAGAACACGCGACACAGTACCCGCAAGCCGCGCGAGCGATAGAGCGAAATCACTACATGGACGACTATCTACAAAGTTTCGACACAATAGAAGAGGCAAGACAAGTAACAAGAGACGTCGACTATGTGCACAAAAAAGCCGGGTTCCAGTTGCGAGGATGGGCCACGAACGAAAAAGAAGCAATAAGTAACGTCGTCGGCAGCGAAGAGCGAGAGGGAAATACTGTCCCTATCGGCGGGAGCGAGATAGAAAAAACGCTCGGCCTGCTATGGAACACAAATGAGGACAGTATCCGCTTTCGCCTCAATACAAGAAGAGCGCAGCCCGAAGTAATCAACGACCTGCGGCCTCCGACGAAGAGAGAAGCACTCAgcgtcattatgtcaattttcgACCCGCTCGGCCTCATATCACCAATCACTACGCCGGCCAAGCGAATCATGCAAGACACGTGGCAACATAGCACAGGCTGGGACGAAGCGATACCAGAGCAGCTACACGAACGCTGGAGCGAATGGCTACGACAACTTCGAGACctaggtaccctaaaaatacctaGGTGCTACGACACTACGCCCGCCGCCACACACGAGCTGCATACTTTCGTCGACGCCAGTGAAGAAGCCTACGCCGCCGCAGTGTATTGGAGAATGACGCGAGCCGACGGCTCAGTCAAGATAGCCCTAGCCGCCGCAAAAAGTCGAGTCACACCCAGGAAACCGGTCTCCATTCCTAGATTGGAGCTACAGGCGGCCGTCCTAGGCGTACGGCTAGCAAAAACAGTCGTCGAAGAACACAATTTCGAAATCACTTCGAAAACATATTGGAGTGACTCTCGCACGGCACTGGCATGGATACGCGTCGAGCCCCGCACATTCAAGACGTTCGTGGCACACAGACTCGCCGAAATAGAAGACTGCACTAAGAAAAACGAGTGGAGATGGGTACCGACAGCACACAACGTGGCCGACGACGCGACCCGCGCCACCCCGGCAGATTTCGACTCGCAACATAGATGGTTCACCGGCCCGCCCTTTCTCTATGAACAAAAAGAGACTTGGCCCCACGAGAATAAGGTCGAAGTTCCCGCGACCGGCGAAGAAAAAGAGACGTGCGCTGCGATCGCCGTCCCTACGCAAGATAAACACGCAGCTATACCCGAGATCGAACGCTTCTCAAAATGGATGCGGCTGCTGCGAGCGACCGCGCGCGTGCTACAGTTCATCGACCTAGTGCGCCCTCAACCCCGCGCGCCCGCCCCGCCCGCGACACAACTTATCGCGGCGGCGAAGCGCAGGCGGACACGAGCGAACGCGGAACAAGACGGCGCATGGAACAAACGCACGCAACACACGCGCGTGCCCGCCAAGAGTGCAGCTACCCAACCCCAAGAAGAGAAGAAATACTTAACGCTAGAAGCCAAATACCTAAACGCCGCCGAAAAGTTACTAATACGCGCCTCACAAGAAGATAGCTACGAGAAAGAGAGAAGGCGAATAGCGAGCGGCCGTACGCCCGACAAGGACGACCGACTGGCCAAGCTGAGTGTTTATATGGACGAGGACTGTATCATACGACTACGGGGAAGAATAGCGGCGGCCGGCAACATACAAGAAGAGACAGTGCAACCAGTAGTGCTATATGGGAAGCATCACTACACGaaattgtatgtttctcatgTGCATGAACAATTACATCATGGCGGTACGGAAATAGTGGTGAACGAGTTGCGACAGCGAGtgcacatagtgaaaataaggcCGACAGTGAAACAAGTGATCGCTCAGTGTCCGAGATGTCGACTACGTCGTGCGAAGCCCGCGGCCCCGGCCACTGGTGACCTACCGGCGGCACGCCTGGCGCATCATGTGAGGCCCTTTACCTACACGGGTCTAGACTACTACGGGCCGCAAGAAGTCACAGTGGGACGTCACAGAGAAAAAAGGTACGTCGCGCTGTTCACATGTATGACGTCGAGGGCCGTACACCTAGAAATGGTAGCCTCACTAAGCACGGACTCGGCCATCAACGCACTACGCCGTTTCATTGCCCGGCGCGGGTGCCCTACAGAGCTGTGGAGTGACAACGGGACCGCCTTCAGAGGAGCCAACCGCGAGTTGACGGAAGCCATGAGAGACGCCGCCCACGCGCGCCGCATAAACTGGCGTTTCCTACCCCCCGCCGCACCCTTCATGGCGGGCGTGTGGGAACGTATGGTGCGCACGGTGAAAGAAGCTATGAAGGCCACCCTACATGAAAAATACCCGAGCGACGAGACTCTACAAACCCTActggcggaggcggaggcgacGGTCAACTCGAGGCCCATAACCTACGTAGCGGTGAATCCAGAAGACCCGCCGGCACTGACTCCAAACATGATCCTGCTCGGGCCGGACTGCTACACCCCGGCTCCCGGCACCTTCGAAGAGAGCGACATGAACGCGCGACAACACTGGAGGCGCGCCCAGCAGCTGGCCGACACCTTCTGGCAGCGCTGGGTTCGCGAGTACGCGCCGCTACTACAACACCGGCGGGAGCCCCACGGCGCAGGAGTCACCCCGGCCGTCGGCGATGTCGTAATAATATGCGACTCCAACCTCCCCCGCAACATATGGCCACGTGGAATAGTGAAGCAGACGTATCCGGGCAAGGACGGCGTGGTACGAGTCGTGGACGTCACCACCAGCAGAGGACACGTGCTGAGGCGGCCAACAAAGAAGATCGTCGTGCTACCAGTGGGATCGCAAGGCGACGGCGGGAGAAATGTACACGACGcgcatagtattttgtaa